The following proteins are co-located in the Mobula hypostoma chromosome 4, sMobHyp1.1, whole genome shotgun sequence genome:
- the LOC134345164 gene encoding zinc finger protein ZIC 4-like isoform X2, with amino-acid sequence MKLLLDGSYPGHHGHPEAGSHSLFPGLHDQPPHAAPTGHHLNGQLRLGLPGDMYARSEHYSQVASSRSDPFASSPLHSYGGMNLAAHHGPGAFFRYMRQPIKQELICKWTEPDPVTKKPCSKTFSTMHELVTHVTVEHVGGPEQSNHICFWEECPREGKPFKAKYKLVNHIRVHTGEKPFPCPFPGCGKVFARSENLKIHKRTHTGEKPFKCEFEGCDRRFANSSDRKKHSHVHTSDKPYNCKVRGCDKSYTHPSSLRKHMKVHCKSPPPSSGYESSTPSLVSPSSDSGRDPPAPASQLDPITSSHAANLSEWYVCQSTGASSIPTPPSNSSSPGPGEHSYRNSDPRTIL; translated from the exons ATGAAATTACTATTAGACG GTAGCTATCCCGGACACCATGGTCACCCCGAGGCTGGAAGCCACTCTCTATTCCCTGGACTGCATGATCAGCCTCCCCATGCAGCCCCAACTGGACACCATCTGAACGGACAGTTAAGACTGGGGCTACCTGGAGACATGTACGCCAGGTCTGAGCACTACAGCCAAGTGGCAAGTTCCAGGAGTGATCCttttgcttcttcccctctacataGCTACGGTGGCATGAACTTAGCTGCCCACCACGGTCCAGGTGCTTTCTTTCGCTACATGAGGCAACCTATCAAGCAGGAGCTGATCTGCAAGTGGACTGAACCGGACCCTGTCACTAAAAAGCCATGCTCAAAAACTTTTAGCACGATGCACGAACTTGTTACTCACGTAACAGTGGAACACGTTGGGGGACCAGAGCAGTCGAACCATATCTGCTTCTGGGAAGAGTGTCCAAGAGAGGGAAAGCCTTTCAAAGCCAAATATAAACTTGTAAATCACATCAGAGTCCACACTGGCGAGAAACCATTTCCCTGCCCATTTCCTGGCTGCGGCAAAGTCTTTGCCCGATCAGAAAATCTCAAGATCCACAAGAGAACGCACACAG GTGAAAAACCCTTTAAATGCGAATTTGAAGGCTGTGACAGACGTTTTGCTAACAGCAGCGACAGAAAAAAGCACTCTCATGTGCATACAAGTGACAAGCCCTATAACTGCAAAGTAAGAGGTTGTGATAAATCGTACACGCACCCCAGCTCCCTTCGTAAGCACATGAAGGTCCACTGCAAATCTCCTCCTCCAAGCTCGGGTTATGAATCCTCCACCCCTTCGCTGGTATCTCCTTCTTCGGACTCAGGTCGGGACCCCCCAGCTCCAGCTTCCCAGCTAGACCCCATCACGTCTTCCCACGCAGCTAACCTGAGCGAATGGTATGTGTGTCAGAGCACGGGAGCAAGCAGTATCCCAACTCCTCCAAGCAATTCATCATCACCTGGACCAGGAGAACATTCTTACAGAAACTCTGATCCCAGAACTATTCTATAA
- the LOC134345164 gene encoding zinc finger protein ZIC 4-like isoform X1: MDALGSPMVDPSFAKRNPALRLVDLAGAHHHPHHHHPPQSMTGFPGFSGHPHSMAHTHPGESSGEPRLGPSPFGPEHMGHPAAAAALKLSPSHPHHHHHHHHHHHMAGHAEVVSNPTAAFGPAQAAAAVSYSVSHSHTSYTAQAITAGRDFLIRRDLTSSVMPGLTDQYPGTSSHHGMFVSTTGSYPGHHGHPEAGSHSLFPGLHDQPPHAAPTGHHLNGQLRLGLPGDMYARSEHYSQVASSRSDPFASSPLHSYGGMNLAAHHGPGAFFRYMRQPIKQELICKWTEPDPVTKKPCSKTFSTMHELVTHVTVEHVGGPEQSNHICFWEECPREGKPFKAKYKLVNHIRVHTGEKPFPCPFPGCGKVFARSENLKIHKRTHTGEKPFKCEFEGCDRRFANSSDRKKHSHVHTSDKPYNCKVRGCDKSYTHPSSLRKHMKVHCKSPPPSSGYESSTPSLVSPSSDSGRDPPAPASQLDPITSSHAANLSEWYVCQSTGASSIPTPPSNSSSPGPGEHSYRNSDPRTIL; this comes from the exons ATGGACGCTTTGGGGAGCCCGATGGTGGATCCATCATTCGCCAAACGAAACCCAGCGCTGAGATTAGTAGACTTGGCAGGAGCTCACCACCATCCCCATCATCACCATCCCCCTCAGAGCATGACAGGCTTCCCGGGGTTCAGCGGCCATCCCCACTCAATGGCACACACGCACCCTGGGGAGAGTAGTGGAGAACCCCGCCTGGGGCCGAGTCCATTCGGGCCTGAACACATGGGGCACCCTGCAGCCGCTGCGGCACTTAAACTCAGCCCTTCccatccccaccaccatcaccaccatcatcatcaccatcatatGGCAGGCCACGCTGAGGTTGTCTCCAATCCAACGGCAGCTTTTGGCCCAGCGCAGGCGGCAGCAGCAGTCAGTTACTCGGTCTCGCACTCCCACACCAGCTACACTGCCCAGGCTATCACGGCAGGTAGAGACTTTCTCATCCGCAGAGACCTGACATCCTCAGTCATGCCTGGGCTCACAGATCAATATCCTGGCACAAGTTCTCACCACGGAATGTTTGTATCAACAACAGGTAGCTATCCCGGACACCATGGTCACCCCGAGGCTGGAAGCCACTCTCTATTCCCTGGACTGCATGATCAGCCTCCCCATGCAGCCCCAACTGGACACCATCTGAACGGACAGTTAAGACTGGGGCTACCTGGAGACATGTACGCCAGGTCTGAGCACTACAGCCAAGTGGCAAGTTCCAGGAGTGATCCttttgcttcttcccctctacataGCTACGGTGGCATGAACTTAGCTGCCCACCACGGTCCAGGTGCTTTCTTTCGCTACATGAGGCAACCTATCAAGCAGGAGCTGATCTGCAAGTGGACTGAACCGGACCCTGTCACTAAAAAGCCATGCTCAAAAACTTTTAGCACGATGCACGAACTTGTTACTCACGTAACAGTGGAACACGTTGGGGGACCAGAGCAGTCGAACCATATCTGCTTCTGGGAAGAGTGTCCAAGAGAGGGAAAGCCTTTCAAAGCCAAATATAAACTTGTAAATCACATCAGAGTCCACACTGGCGAGAAACCATTTCCCTGCCCATTTCCTGGCTGCGGCAAAGTCTTTGCCCGATCAGAAAATCTCAAGATCCACAAGAGAACGCACACAG GTGAAAAACCCTTTAAATGCGAATTTGAAGGCTGTGACAGACGTTTTGCTAACAGCAGCGACAGAAAAAAGCACTCTCATGTGCATACAAGTGACAAGCCCTATAACTGCAAAGTAAGAGGTTGTGATAAATCGTACACGCACCCCAGCTCCCTTCGTAAGCACATGAAGGTCCACTGCAAATCTCCTCCTCCAAGCTCGGGTTATGAATCCTCCACCCCTTCGCTGGTATCTCCTTCTTCGGACTCAGGTCGGGACCCCCCAGCTCCAGCTTCCCAGCTAGACCCCATCACGTCTTCCCACGCAGCTAACCTGAGCGAATGGTATGTGTGTCAGAGCACGGGAGCAAGCAGTATCCCAACTCCTCCAAGCAATTCATCATCACCTGGACCAGGAGAACATTCTTACAGAAACTCTGATCCCAGAACTATTCTATAA
- the LOC134345164 gene encoding zinc finger protein ZIC 4-like isoform X3, translating into MYARSEHYSQVASSRSDPFASSPLHSYGGMNLAAHHGPGAFFRYMRQPIKQELICKWTEPDPVTKKPCSKTFSTMHELVTHVTVEHVGGPEQSNHICFWEECPREGKPFKAKYKLVNHIRVHTGEKPFPCPFPGCGKVFARSENLKIHKRTHTGEKPFKCEFEGCDRRFANSSDRKKHSHVHTSDKPYNCKVRGCDKSYTHPSSLRKHMKVHCKSPPPSSGYESSTPSLVSPSSDSGRDPPAPASQLDPITSSHAANLSEWYVCQSTGASSIPTPPSNSSSPGPGEHSYRNSDPRTIL; encoded by the exons ATGTACGCCAGGTCTGAGCACTACAGCCAAGTGGCAAGTTCCAGGAGTGATCCttttgcttcttcccctctacataGCTACGGTGGCATGAACTTAGCTGCCCACCACGGTCCAGGTGCTTTCTTTCGCTACATGAGGCAACCTATCAAGCAGGAGCTGATCTGCAAGTGGACTGAACCGGACCCTGTCACTAAAAAGCCATGCTCAAAAACTTTTAGCACGATGCACGAACTTGTTACTCACGTAACAGTGGAACACGTTGGGGGACCAGAGCAGTCGAACCATATCTGCTTCTGGGAAGAGTGTCCAAGAGAGGGAAAGCCTTTCAAAGCCAAATATAAACTTGTAAATCACATCAGAGTCCACACTGGCGAGAAACCATTTCCCTGCCCATTTCCTGGCTGCGGCAAAGTCTTTGCCCGATCAGAAAATCTCAAGATCCACAAGAGAACGCACACAG GTGAAAAACCCTTTAAATGCGAATTTGAAGGCTGTGACAGACGTTTTGCTAACAGCAGCGACAGAAAAAAGCACTCTCATGTGCATACAAGTGACAAGCCCTATAACTGCAAAGTAAGAGGTTGTGATAAATCGTACACGCACCCCAGCTCCCTTCGTAAGCACATGAAGGTCCACTGCAAATCTCCTCCTCCAAGCTCGGGTTATGAATCCTCCACCCCTTCGCTGGTATCTCCTTCTTCGGACTCAGGTCGGGACCCCCCAGCTCCAGCTTCCCAGCTAGACCCCATCACGTCTTCCCACGCAGCTAACCTGAGCGAATGGTATGTGTGTCAGAGCACGGGAGCAAGCAGTATCCCAACTCCTCCAAGCAATTCATCATCACCTGGACCAGGAGAACATTCTTACAGAAACTCTGATCCCAGAACTATTCTATAA
- the LOC134345165 gene encoding zinc finger protein ZIC 1: MLLDAGPQYPTLGVTTFGSSRHHSTGDVNDREVGLGINPFADGMGAFKISPSTHDLASGQTAFTSQAPGYAAALGHHPGHVSSYSSAAFNSTRDFLFRNRGFGEAAAASAGHSLFASAAAAGSFAGPHGHTDAAGHLLFPGLHEQATTHASPNAHVMNGQMRLGFSGDMYGRADQYSQVTSPRSDHYASTQLHSYGPMNMNMAAHHGAGAFFRYMRQPIKQELICKWIEPEQLTNPKKSCNKTFSTMHELVTHVTVEHVGGPEQSNHVCFWEECSREGKPFKAKYKLVNHIRVHTGEKPFPCPFPGCGKVFARSENLKIHKRTHTGEKPFKCEFEGCDRRFANSSDRKKHMHVHTSDKPYLCKMCDKSYTHPSSLRKHMKVHEASSQGSQPSPAASSGYESSTPPTIVSPSTENQTNSSMSPTSSAVHHTSNHSTLSSNFNEWYV; encoded by the exons ATGCTTCTGGACGCTGGACCTCAATATCCTACTCTAGGAGTGACTACCTTCGGATCATCCCGACATCACTCAACAGGCGATGTCAACGACCGAGAAGTGGGACTGGGGATAAATCCTTTCGCTGACGGGATGGGTGCTTTTAAAATCAGCCCCAGCACTCACGATCTCGCATCGGGTCAAACTGCCTTCACGTCGCAGGCTCCAGGCTACGCCGCGGCTCTGGGTCATCACCCCGGCCATGTGAGTTCGTACAGCAGCGCAGCGTTCAACTCGACACGGGACTTTTTGTTTCGCAATCGGGGCTTTGGGGAAGCGGCGGCAGCCAGCGCCGGGCACAGCCTGTTCGCTTCGGCCGCGGCTGCGGGCAGTTTTGCGGGACCCCATGGACATACCGACGCTGCGGGGCATCTACTCTTCCCGGGGCTTCACGAACAGGCGACGACTCACGCTTCTCCCAATGCACATGTAATGAACGGGCAAATGCGCTTAGGCTTTTCTGGGGACatgtatggcagagcagaccaaTACAGCCAGGTCACTAGTCCTAGATCGGACCACTACGCTTCGACCCAGCTACACAGTTATGGTCCCATGAATATGAACATGGCGGCACACCATGGGGCCGGGGCCTTCTTTCGTTATATGAGGCAGCCCATTAAGCAAGAACTGATATGTAAATGGATAGAGCCCGAACAGTTGACGAATCCTAAAAAATCCTGCAACAAAACTTTTAGCACGATGCACGAACTGGTTACTCACGTAACAGTGGAACACGTTGGGGGACCAGAGCAGTCAAACCACGTCTGCTTCTGGGAAGAGTGTTCAAGAGAGGGAAAGCCTTTCAAAGCCAAATATAAACTTGTAAATCACATCAGAGTCCACACTGGCGAGAAACCATTTCCCTGTCCTTTTCCTGGCTGCGGCAAAGTCTTTGCCCGATCAGAAAATCTCAAGATCCACAAAAGAACTCACACAG GCGAGAAGCCATTCAAATGTGAGTTCGAAGGGTGCGACAGGCGTTTTGCTAACAGCAGCGATCGCAAAAAGCACATGCACGTGCACACTTCTGACAAGCCGTACCTCTGCAAAATGTGCGACAAGTCCTACACTCATCCCAGCTCTCTACGAAAACACATGAAG GTCCACGAAGCATCCTCCCAAGGGTCACAGCCTTCTCCTGCGGCAAGTTCTGGCTACGAATCCTCAACACCCCCTACCATCGTGTCGCCCTCCACAGAAAACCAGACCAACAGTTCAATGTCCCCGACATCTTCTGCAGTTCACCACACATCCAACCACAGCACGCTTTCATCGAACTTTAACGAATGGTACGTTTAA